The genomic region AGATACCGAGTGGCAGCAGCTTTTAGACCCTGTCAAGTGTATTTGGTGTGAGGAAAACCTTCATAGCAACATTTGAACAAATTCAGCAGCTATGAACCATATGGAAGTAACTATCTTCCAAATCCAAACTTGAAATGTTCTTCACACTGAAACTAAAGTTATAAGTAGGAGAACGGAAGCTGCTTTTCTGATGGCCTGCTCAGGCATctcaattcttttctcctagtattatttttggatGTTGAGTTGGGAAGTGTCGAGTTAGATATAGTTAATAAGCACAAAAGGATGCTCCTGTATATGTGTATGGAGGGCGAGTGAAGAAATTTAAGGAACAAAATGTcttcaaaaattaagaatagcGGCTGcttgtataaaaatatgagcATGGTGAACATCATTGTTCTGAAAGATATGCACCAATAAACTGAAAGACAAAACTGATATTGAAGCAACCATATCGtttaaggaaataaaatagaaggaCCCAACAAAAAGACCTGTCTAGCAGCCAGCAATGCCACTCCCGATTCCAGGTTGATAGTTGCTAACTGTCCACCCTGGAAATGAAAATACTAGATTTCAGAAGGCCCACATGAGGAAAGCCATGCCAAGTTACAGTTTTATGTTCTAGCCTTTAAAAATTACGATCTAAGTACAAGAATATGATTGAGGACCTTCCTAATAAGTTCTTTCTTCATCTGATATTTTGCAGCTTCTGTAATCATCTTTCCTGATAATCTCCCTCCTAACTGAAACAACTTGGGGACTGCATCagcatgaaaattaaaaaccaGATTTCAAGATAAATCAAGGATTATCTCTTACCGATTCCAACAATTTCTCCAATGTAAGCATCCCACCTCCCTTAAGTACAAAGAGTCAGTTAATAAATAACTCAAGTGAACCCAACAGAGaggaagaaaggaaaaggttCTCAAATGAAAACCACAAAACCTTCAAAACCATTGAGCGTAGATCCGCCGCTCCAATCCCTAGAGCTGCAAGCTTTTGTACCTTCCACTGGCTGAGTCCCAGTTCTAGGTTATTGGACCCATCAGAATTCTTTGAGTTGCCCTTAGAGCTTGAAGAACTTCCTGGTTCTTCACTATGGAAAGTAATAACAGTAAACATCAAGAAAACATATTCTTGAGTATACTAAGCAATGGCTTGTCTTACTTCTGATGTGCATATTCAGGCACTCAGAATAACatttaaaacaagaaaaacacatTTCGATCTTTATCTGGCACTGGTTCTACAGAATACTTCTCTTGATAATGCATTACTCATCGCGCTGGNNNNNNNNNNNNNNNNNNNNNNNNNNNNNNNNNNNNNNNNNNNNNNNNNNNNNNNTCAAGAGAAATTCTTTACCTTGAGTATTCTTGCAAGAGATGAAGGAAAATCTCTACTTCTAGATCTTCAGCAGACAATTTGGCTGAACAAGATACATTTAACTTTTTCCTTATCCCAAGCAACACATTTCTGTATGATGGTCTCCAACCCCTGGCAAGAAACAAGACAACAACTTGACCTTTTTCGCTCCAGATTCGTCACCGCCATATATTTTCTATGTCAGATTAGAAAGAAGATTCTGAAAAGCTTTGACTTCCCAAAGAAGGGAAAAGATAATACTATGTGCCAACACCAATCCCTGAGCAACTGAAGCATTGCATTGCCACTGATTCAGAAACAACTATTTACTTAATTGATGCCGTGACGATGAGAAGTCCTTTTAGCGCCTAAGTTCATTTAGGACCATCAATGTGATactattattaacttatatgCTTATCGTTTTGGAAAGTCTTTAAAGGGGTTCaattataaaagagaaacaggTATATGCACACATCTAATATTCATGTACAAATGATCAATCAATATGGTAAAGATCGTAACtggttcaaatatttttcaattttgtccgatacattgaaaaattttaacatatatacattgtAAGTATGGAAAGAATTATTTACCAATAAAGACAATACTTTTTCAGTAACATATCCAAATATACCTGTCTCTCTGAGCATTTTATATTGACGGCATAAAACCATAGCAACTACACTTAGCAAAGTTATAGAATAACCTCAATGTCGACCGTGCATCAGCTGCTAGGTACAAAAATCGAGATTCAAgcattgaaataaaatagtcCCTCTCCTCTGGGTCTTCTCCGATCATAATGTGATCAACATCAGCCCTTTTCGTTATTGATTTCAACATTGGACTGAAGTAACTGAAAAATCAATATAGAGGGAGATAATTCCGCATAGAAAAAGAACTCATACTGCAAAAGAAGATCTCAAAAACTCAATGCACACTTATCATATGTAAAACACACATGATCAAAGAAAGGTCCGAACTAatggaagagagagaggaaaacgTAAATCTACAAGCATCAAAAAGTAAAATGTGTGAATTTCCAAATAGTCAACCTActtcttcaagaaaattgCTCTACAAAATCCAAAAGAATCCATTTTTGTAACCCATTTAAAGAACAGAGTGAAGCACCTTGGCccaaataaaattctttcaagCTCATATAATTCGGAATCAGTGGCAAGTTCAAGCACTGATCGAAGCTCCGGATCGTACGAACTGCTTCCACTGCCCTCTGGCAGCAAAACCAAGAAAGGAAGACGATATTAATAGTCGAAAAAGACCCTTTTTTTTCTCAGAAGAATTTCCAATCAAAAGCTTATTCaatgtaaaaaaagaaaaagactttAGAAACTATTAGCAGCACTGTGATAATCACCGTTGGAGTGTCTTGAAATTGAAACAAGAGGCGGAATTAACAAGAGCCTTGAGGTTGAGGATGCACCATGATTCAAATTAATCCTACTTGAACTAAAAAACAactgcagaaaaaaaaaatcccaaattAACATACAGAGTAGTAAATGTGGGAGTTAAAATCTTATGGAATACTTACCGGAAGAGTGTGAGAGAGGGAAAGTGATCGGGAGTGGTGATGGTGGAAGAAAGGGGTTTGACAGGCGGGATAGAGAGAATAGAGTGGTGGCGCAGTGGGAGTTGCCGGCAGAGACATGGGTGGTGGTGGGCGGCGCTTGCAGCTAAACCACTCACTCACTCTGAGTTCGGTCTAACGCAGTCATAAGGCAGTGCAGGGCCGGGcctaaatctaattaaaattaaacaagaataATTGTGGGCTTGCTCAGATTTTTGTGCAAAAAACTTTGGCAgttacaatttattataatatgaaaatagacataaatttgaatttattggtgtaaaaattatctatctttttatattaattttcaacaaGTTTATCCGAAAaggagatttttaaaaattctgggaaatttctcttttttttattttactgtcaattaatttttcttatataaacaactaatcacatgataaatattatgtatttaacCAAAATCTATCTGAATGCGCATTTTTTTTCGAGTAGTTCAAGCCAGGATTTCATGAATAACAGCAAATATGGAGATATTTAtcacattattataatatatttattatttttggtaatattgaaatattaattggaTTGCCACCAGTGATGTGATACTATGAAATAAGAGTTGTGTCATTACTTAGGCACAAGGAGCAGTACTGCTGATACATAACATGCAAATGCAAATCTACTAATACTAATACTATTCCATGGGGTCGAAGGACTATCAAATATTGTAACCTTACAACATCTTTTACTTAACGATTGAACCATACACAATACTATGCATAAATCTTCATACAATACATCCGACCTTGGAAAACCCAAGCATGACTCAGGTCTACTCATCAAGTCTATTTTGCTTTCTCTTCGGTGCCAACAAATGAATCATGTAGATATGGTAGATGGAAATAAtacaaagaataataaatgtaacagACGTGAAGGCCAGAGTGCAGCATGCCTGCTGCAGCATCACAAGCCGGCAGAGACCAGCCCATGCAACGTTACAATACCAATCAAGACATTATCATCATTAATGACAGGCAAGAACTGCACCGGTGATGGCGGAGACTCCATCTTCTGCATTGCTTCCACTGCCATTGCATCTGGACCGATTGTCCTTGGCTTCCTGGAACATAGTATAAagttttttaactttctttcCAAAGAGACAAGCAAATACTGATGACAGGCTGGATGACCATGACCACACAGCTAAAACAATTTGAAAGCCTATTTTGTCTCCAGCAGGTGATTGAATGTTGCATGTTTCAAATCAAACCTAAATGTGCATGTATGTGGGACCATGAAGGACGAAGACTAACAAGACTTCTCCAATAATTCAACACAAGTTTGTCAAGTtcataaacaacaaaatatgttGTCAGAAATTAGTATCATTTGAACAGGATCTGCAAAACCAGCATGCTTCATAAAACGAACACCACCCACCATCACCCTCTTCTCCATTCTTCCAGGCCTCTTTAACAGAACACTCTCCTTCCATGGACATGCACTTGTTTCCCATACTCAAAAGTGAATCCTACTTATCCAAAAAAATCCTATATGATCAATGTGATTGGTCTCCCAGTCAAGTCCCACCCAACATGCAGCAGACACAATTGACTAAGATCACTGATCTTTCAGACAGTAATCTGAACATCTGTAACAATGAAATCAGAGTGAGTTGCCAATAAATGAGGAGAAGTCCAATCAGAAACCCAACCATAAAGCAACAGTATCTGTTGCTTGGAGTAAGATAATGGCTTAACGATTCTTTAATTAGGGAGGAGGAATTATTGCTTATAACTGTAgagtgaaattgaaaataggaaaaatatgaCTAGTGACAAATAGCAATCTGGGTATTCGGTCTGGGGTGTCAAGCCACACatcaagtaaaattaaatctatagGAACTTAGATTAGATACAACAAACAAACTTGGAAAGAAGACATGacaacaaaatatagaaaaccAACAAATCATTATCAGCAGAGTGGAAACTCATTCCAGAATCTACTTGAACAATTTCGAAGAGGCACATATATGTggtgcaaaagaaaaaaaaaagtgatttgTGATGGAAATTGGCCATGCTTGGTCAATAGACTCCAAAAACCATAAATTGTGTTGTATGAAAGTCCGGTTCTAACCCAAAATTGCTTCATCATGCCATTAAGCAGCTTAATTGCAATCCCCAGTGCTCTGTGCCCAATCAGGACTACAACTCAACTTAGAACAAAGAAAGCCAGTTTGTCAATAGAAGGGGCAAACAAATTGCGGTTCTCGCCAGagcataagaaaatataagatCCCTCCATTGCTTAGAAGTGATTATAGGTCGCCTGCTTACATATCATGATTATGCACTCAATTAAATAGCGGACTTCAGCTTCATGAAGAAATGGTAGTTAAGCTACATATACACATTGAGGTAGCACAAAAGGGGCTTGTTTGAGTCTCAGAATCTAGTTGGAAATCAGTTAATTAAGTGGTGTTCATAGACTCAGAAAGTGTTTACGCGGATTAATCCTTCAGTAAGGCAATTCTGCTGACTTAAAACTCCGTAATTCTTCTCATAAATGCACAGAGAGCAGAGGAAACTCGAACTAGTGCGCACAAAAGGACATGACAAGGGCTTGTCTTCATCTGATCTTCCTAAATGAAGATGCAAACACGGTAACGAAAAGGCATACTTTAATGAGCTGTAACTATTGTTTCAGGGACAATGAGCAGAGAAATATACCTATTACACATATTCCCAACCGTTAGCTTGAAAATTCCCTCACCGCTGGCCTTCAGTGTGCGCCGTAAATCACCATCAGTAAATGTACCTAGCAGATGATAATCGTCGTCTATAACGAGAAGGCATCCACAGCCTTTACTTGTCAGCTCGACCAGCTGATCCATGATGAGATCATGTTCCATGCAAACTGGAagctcttctttctttttcataagaTCCTTCACCTGCAACCATAATGGCATAAAATTGTAAAGATTTGAAAAAAGGAAGAATAAAACCAAAACCCAGAAATTCACCTTGAAAATCAAACTCTTTCCGATCCTCCCAGCAGGGTGGTTCGCCGCATACTCT from Sesamum indicum cultivar Zhongzhi No. 13 linkage group LG3, S_indicum_v1.0, whole genome shotgun sequence harbors:
- the LOC105157326 gene encoding uncharacterized protein LOC105157326 isoform X2 → MLKSITKRADVDHIMIGEDPEERDYFISMLESRFLYLAADARSTLRGWRPSYRNVLLGIRKKLNVSCSAKLSAEDLEVEIFLHLLQEYSSEEPGSSSSSKGNSKNSDGSNNLELGLSQWKVQKLAALGIGAADLRSMVLKGGGMLTLEKLLESLGGRLSGKMITEAAKYQMKKELIRKGGQLATINLESGVALLAARQGLKAAATRYLGLRSVTQLLGPMMWGTLLADVVIQMLGTDYARILRAIYAFAQIRIYRSHKTASDIM
- the LOC105157326 gene encoding uncharacterized protein LOC105157326 isoform X1 — encoded protein: MSLPATPTAPPLYSLYPACQTPFFHHHHSRSLSLSHTLPLFFSSSRINLNHGASSTSRLLLIPPLVSISRHSNEGSGSSSYDPELRSVLELATDSELYELERILFGPSYFSPMLKSITKRADVDHIMIGEDPEERDYFISMLESRFLYLAADARSTLRGWRPSYRNVLLGIRKKLNVSCSAKLSAEDLEVEIFLHLLQEYSSEEPGSSSSSKGNSKNSDGSNNLELGLSQWKVQKLAALGIGAADLRSMVLKGGGMLTLEKLLESLGGRLSGKMITEAAKYQMKKELIRKGGQLATINLESGVALLAARQGLKAAATRYLGLRSVTQLLGPMMWGTLLADVVIQMLGTDYARILRAIYAFAQIRIYRSHKTASDIM